One window of Candidatus Micrarchaeota archaeon genomic DNA carries:
- a CDS encoding nucleotide exchange factor GrpE, with amino-acid sequence MAKEHAETNEHKEDSEEEEPGHGEKNHGDYSELRERMLRLAAEFDNYKKRTKKELENAESMGKAALMKDILPIVDEFELAILAISDSEDKNIAKGIEMLYTNLVGLLKKEGLSEVGTDGLYDPYKHEIVMVRQSESKDGTILEIIKKGYMFKDRLLRPASVIIAKHGDETEKKSE; translated from the coding sequence ATGGCAAAGGAGCATGCTGAAACAAACGAGCATAAAGAGGACAGTGAAGAGGAGGAACCAGGGCACGGTGAAAAAAACCATGGGGATTATTCCGAATTGAGGGAGCGCATGCTCAGGCTCGCCGCGGAGTTCGACAACTACAAGAAGAGGACAAAGAAGGAGCTGGAGAACGCGGAAAGCATGGGAAAGGCCGCCCTGATGAAGGACATACTTCCCATAGTTGATGAGTTCGAGCTGGCGATACTTGCAATAAGCGACAGCGAGGACAAGAATATCGCCAAGGGGATAGAGATGCTGTATACAAATCTTGTGGGCTTGTTGAAGAAGGAGGGCCTTTCAGAGGTAGGAACAGACGGCTTATACGATCCGTACAAGCACGAGATAGTAATGGTGAGGCAGAGCGAAAGTAAGGACGGCACCATACTCGAGATAATAAAGAAGGGTTACATGTTCAAGGACAGGCTGCTAAGGCCCGCCTCGGTGATAATAGCAAAGCACGGAGACGAAACTGAAAAGAAAAGCGAATAG
- a CDS encoding winged helix-turn-helix transcriptional regulator gives MERIVIKFIERPDFNDPEKILKWFCDVFGLSSDGEPNSIEEQILRNFTEAAYSSNKGLSSSELRLNTQLARSTVIYHLNRFRDAGLLVKKGRKYYLRASEMRKAIEEIEYDINREMQRMLDMAGEFDKLMEVAMDKRQKGHRRQARQK, from the coding sequence ATGGAGCGTATAGTCATCAAGTTCATAGAAAGGCCTGATTTTAACGATCCCGAAAAGATACTGAAATGGTTCTGCGATGTCTTCGGGCTTTCAAGCGACGGCGAGCCCAATTCCATTGAGGAGCAGATACTCAGGAACTTCACTGAAGCGGCTTACAGCAGCAACAAGGGATTGTCAAGCTCAGAGCTCAGGCTCAACACGCAGTTAGCTAGAAGCACAGTTATATACCATCTCAACAGGTTCAGGGATGCCGGTTTGCTCGTGAAGAAGGGCAGGAAGTACTATCTAAGGGCTTCGGAGATGCGCAAGGCCATAGAGGAGATAGAATACGACATAAACCGCGAGATGCAGCGCATGCTTGACATGGCCGGGGAATTCGACAAGCTCATGGAAGTTGCAATGGACAAAAGGCAGAAAGGACATAGAAGGCAGGCAAGGCAAAAGTGA